The proteins below are encoded in one region of Bdellovibrionota bacterium:
- a CDS encoding SAM-dependent chlorinase/fluorinase: MKIVTLITDFGSADPYVPAMKGVILSYSVNVHLVDISHDVPAQDVLAGRLILGDAWKFYPPGSIHLGVVDPGVGTARLPLIIEADGHIFVGPDNGLFGFTRTCRQKKFWAIRGDLMSFMSPTFAGRDLFAHVVGKLVASSSVKKLGSPLTDIKDLAIAEPKKEKKGFQGEVIYIDRFGNLITNILKSDTLVNPAVEVGRRTIRSMVHTYGAAKDGTLLALWNSSNRLEIAVRNGSAARRLRARRGLKVLIREAKS, translated from the coding sequence GTGAAGATCGTCACGCTCATCACCGATTTCGGGTCGGCCGATCCTTACGTGCCGGCAATGAAGGGCGTTATTCTTTCCTACAGCGTCAATGTTCACTTGGTCGACATCAGCCACGATGTGCCGGCCCAGGATGTATTGGCGGGGAGATTGATTCTCGGAGACGCCTGGAAATTCTATCCTCCCGGGAGCATCCATTTGGGTGTCGTGGATCCCGGAGTCGGAACGGCTCGGTTACCTCTCATAATAGAGGCGGACGGCCACATTTTCGTGGGGCCGGACAACGGACTCTTCGGCTTTACTCGAACCTGCCGTCAGAAGAAATTTTGGGCCATTCGAGGCGATCTTATGTCCTTCATGAGCCCGACCTTTGCCGGGCGGGATCTTTTCGCTCACGTGGTCGGGAAGCTCGTGGCCTCGAGTTCCGTAAAGAAACTGGGATCCCCGCTGACGGATATTAAGGATCTCGCGATCGCGGAACCGAAGAAGGAGAAAAAAGGATTTCAGGGGGAGGTCATTTACATCGATCGTTTTGGGAATCTAATCACGAATATTTTGAAGAGTGACACTCTCGTGAACCCCGCCGTCGAAGTCGGACGCAGGACGATTCGGTCGATGGTTCATACTTACGGTGCGGCCAAAGACGGCACGCTCTTGGCTCTCTGGAACAGTTCGAACCGGCTGGAAATCGCGGTTCGAAACGGTTCCGCCGCACGGAGACTCCGCGCTCGGCGCGGATTGAAAGTGCTCATTCGGGAGGCGAAATCATGA
- a CDS encoding TlpA disulfide reductase family protein, with product MRRVLLLALLSFFSFVPQLYAACSGPIGGKEGQCAPDFSLPDRSGKRVSVSSFEGKVIFLNFWATWCPPCVEEMASLEEANKKLASDRFVMLAVSIDSEGFPVIDKFFKGKTPSFAVLLDREHKFSHKYGTFKVPETYIIDKTGRVRDRVEGVRQWDDPLFLHYIELLEKQ from the coding sequence GTGAGGCGAGTTCTTCTCCTCGCGCTGTTATCGTTCTTTTCGTTCGTTCCCCAACTGTACGCGGCTTGCTCCGGCCCGATCGGCGGGAAAGAAGGCCAATGCGCGCCGGACTTTTCTCTTCCCGATCGCAGCGGCAAACGGGTCAGCGTTTCGTCGTTTGAGGGGAAGGTCATCTTTCTCAATTTCTGGGCGACCTGGTGTCCTCCGTGCGTGGAAGAAATGGCCTCCTTGGAAGAAGCCAACAAGAAACTCGCTTCAGATCGTTTCGTGATGCTGGCGGTGAGCATCGATTCCGAGGGATTCCCGGTGATCGACAAATTTTTCAAGGGGAAGACTCCATCTTTCGCCGTACTTTTGGACCGCGAACACAAATTTTCCCACAAGTACGGGACCTTCAAAGTTCCTGAGACGTACATTATCGACAAAACGGGTCGCGTGCGTGACCGTGTGGAGGGCGTGCGTCAATGGGACGATCCTTTGTTTCTTCACTATATTGAGCTTCTGGAAAAACAGTGA
- the rplQ gene encoding 50S ribosomal protein L17: MRHRVAGRTFGRLPAQRKALFRGLATSLIDHERIETTISKARELRSVVEPLITLGKRGDLHARRQAASYLYGHRVVMKLFGEVAQRFKDRAGGYTRTFRVGRRRGDGAEMALIELLPVAKPAKKEKKPDKGEKTAKTAKGEEKVSKKKTVAAEGSKKKAPSKNS; encoded by the coding sequence AGAGTAGCAGGAAGAACGTTCGGCCGGCTGCCGGCGCAGCGAAAAGCTCTCTTTCGCGGGTTGGCGACATCTCTGATCGACCACGAGCGGATCGAGACGACAATCTCGAAAGCGAGAGAGCTTCGCAGTGTTGTGGAGCCGTTGATTACGTTGGGCAAGCGCGGAGATCTCCACGCCCGAAGACAAGCGGCGAGTTACCTCTACGGTCATCGCGTCGTGATGAAGCTTTTCGGCGAAGTCGCCCAGCGATTTAAGGATCGAGCGGGAGGATATACACGAACCTTTCGCGTAGGACGTCGCCGAGGAGACGGTGCGGAGATGGCGTTGATCGAGCTGCTCCCGGTCGCGAAGCCCGCCAAGAAAGAAAAGAAACCGGACAAGGGCGAAAAAACGGCGAAAACGGCCAAAGGCGAAGAAAAGGTTTCAAAAAAGAAGACCGTCGCCGCCGAAGGATCCAAGAAAAAAGCGCCGTCCAAGAACTCGTGA
- the fabD gene encoding ACP S-malonyltransferase — MKTAFLFPGQGSQAVGMGESIFSSFPTAKRTREEADEALGFSLSDVIRNGPAEKLKATENAQPAILAVSVAIGRVLIERGIQPTVLAGHSLGEYSALVSAGALGFADAVRLVRLRGRFMQEAVPLGQGAMSAILGTEEGLIEEVCRQISAKGMQVDPANYNCPGQVVISGTKEGVAAAVDLLKQRGAKRCVALEVSAPFHCSLLKPAADKLRPELEKVEWNDPRIPYIANVDCAVVRSKGEIIHRLAEQVWRPVRWTHSLQKIFLEFKPTRVIEVGPGQVVLGHVKKVDDTVERFPSETKEALEKIPSA, encoded by the coding sequence ATGAAAACAGCATTTCTATTTCCCGGGCAGGGTTCGCAGGCGGTCGGAATGGGCGAGTCGATATTTTCGTCCTTCCCGACGGCAAAACGAACACGGGAGGAAGCCGACGAAGCCTTAGGATTTTCCCTTTCCGATGTGATTCGAAACGGGCCGGCGGAGAAACTTAAAGCGACGGAAAACGCTCAGCCCGCCATTTTGGCGGTAAGTGTGGCCATTGGCCGGGTTTTAATAGAGCGCGGGATTCAGCCCACGGTGTTGGCCGGGCACAGCTTGGGAGAATATTCCGCTCTGGTAAGCGCCGGCGCCCTGGGATTCGCCGACGCGGTTCGATTGGTTCGGCTCCGGGGTCGTTTTATGCAAGAAGCGGTGCCGCTGGGGCAGGGGGCGATGTCGGCCATTTTAGGCACCGAGGAAGGCCTTATCGAAGAAGTTTGCCGGCAGATTTCGGCGAAAGGAATGCAAGTGGACCCGGCGAATTACAATTGCCCGGGGCAGGTCGTGATCAGCGGAACCAAAGAAGGCGTGGCGGCGGCCGTAGACCTTCTCAAACAGCGAGGCGCTAAACGATGTGTGGCACTGGAAGTCAGCGCTCCCTTTCACTGTTCATTGCTTAAACCTGCCGCGGACAAACTGCGACCTGAATTGGAGAAAGTAGAGTGGAACGATCCCCGCATTCCTTACATAGCGAACGTGGATTGCGCCGTCGTGCGATCGAAAGGTGAAATCATTCATAGGCTCGCGGAACAGGTCTGGAGGCCGGTTCGGTGGACGCACTCCCTTCAAAAGATCTTTTTGGAATTCAAGCCGACCCGCGTGATCGAAGTGGGTCCGGGACAGGTCGTCCTCGGGCACGTGAAAAAGGTCGACGATACGGTCGAGAGATTTCCTTCGGAGACGAAGGAGGCGCTGGAGAAAATTCCGTCGGCTTGA